The genomic DNA AGATCTAAGTAGGCCTTAATGCGTCTTAATGGGccttaatatgtttttatttcacATTAATGGTGAAATAATAACGTTGACCAACTCTTTGAAATAGTTTTCTTCACGGCGATGACCGATGAAACGGCGAAAGATGACGGCGAGACGAAGCAGCGATCTTCAAGAAACGACAACGtttctaagaagaagaagaagaagaatatgggTTCTAAAGGAGATAAAGCAAAGAGAGCTCTAATCGGAGCGGGTGGTCGGATCCTGTTTTACCCAACTCTTGTTTACAACCTCGTCCGCTTCAAACTCCAGTCTCAGTTCCGATGGTGGGATCAAATCGATGAggtctttatatatttttgttaatttgatttCCTGAGAAAGTGAGCAAGTTCCTATTTTGAGTTTCTGATCACTAGATTCTACTAAACTTTTTTGCTAATGAGATTCAAAGGACATAACTTTATTATAGCATTAGGAAATAGGAAGCAATTTTGATGTTCAAGGTCAGATTTTTCAGACTATCTTAAAGTCAGGATTGTTTCTGTCTGTGTAGTTATGTAATAGACTGTTGAAATTTGAGCTCTTTCTTCAAATCTTTGAGTATCTATTGTTCAATTTGAGTCTATGTGACGTTTATTTGATACataaagctttttgttttgttttgttttgttttgtgtgtgtgttcagTATCTTCTGATGGGAGCTGTTCCATTTCGTAAGGATGTTCCGAGACTAAAACAGTTAGGTGTTGGTGGCGTAATCACTCTTAATGAACCTTTTGAGACTTTGGTACCATCTTCTTTGTACAATGTAGGTTCTTCAATTCCCCTACCAAGTCTTGTGTGTTTTTCAAAATCTGTTTGTGGAGTATTTTGATGATTtcagaattgtttttttaaaggcTTATGAAATGGAGCATCTAGTGATACCAACACGTGATTACCTGTTTGCTCCTTTGATTGCTGACATAACTCGAGCTGTTAACTTCATTCACAGTGAGTATGTGATGTGATGTTGTGCTCTCTTTTACCCTTGTTTGCATTTACTCCGGTTGTTTACTATGTGAATTCCCTTTTTGTGTAACAGAGAATGCTTTGCTTGGTAAAACTACTTATGTCCATTGCAAAGCTGGTCGAGGAAGAAGTACTACTGTTGTTCTCTGCTATCTGGCAAGTCCATAGATTAAACTGCGTTGGTCCATTAATGAATACCTTCTCACTAAcatgttcttctcttctttttttatcagattGAGCATAAGGGTATGACCGTAGCTGCAGCTTTTGAACATGTGCGCTCGATAAGACCGCGTGTTTTACTGCATCCTTCGCAGAGGAAGGTTAGTCTTTCCAGCTTTATCGATACATATGCCTCATCTATGAGACAGTCATATAATGAAGCTGCAAAACATGagcttttgtgtgtgtgtgtgtgtgtgtgttactTTAATACAGAGTCTatgattttgtttctaaatGATTGTGATTTTCATGTGTAAATTAGGTTGTTGAGGAATATAACAACAGACTACGATATCCTTTTGAGTGAATCAGCATTTGCCGCAACCTCTGATGTAAATGGCAGAGATTAGTCTGTCATACATAGCTCAGCAATTCCAGCATCGATCAAAAGCTAGTCAGGAGGTTCTGTTAAAATTTCTGGTTTTGACCCTCTGATCCGGCTTGGTTCCTGCAAAATTGTGGCCGGTCCAGGTGATTAATTATTGAATATTGATTAAATAATTGTTCATATATAGTACAATGTTTTAGTATTATATATGTACGTAATTTGATTTTGGTCTTACCAGTAGGGTGGAAACGTTAACCACTCTGCATTTTGCGGTGTGTTTGCTTCTGAATGCTCCTGCGAATTTAATCAGTATTCATTATGCAATAATTACATAACTTATGTTAGAACTTAGAACAATGTcgtattaaattaattaaatacacATGTTGGTT from Camelina sativa cultivar DH55 chromosome 2, Cs, whole genome shotgun sequence includes the following:
- the LOC104733433 gene encoding putative dual specificity protein phosphatase DSP8, giving the protein MTDETAKDDGETKQRSSRNDNVSKKKKKKNMGSKGDKAKRALIGAGGRILFYPTLVYNLVRFKLQSQFRWWDQIDEYLLMGAVPFRKDVPRLKQLGVGGVITLNEPFETLVPSSLYNAYEMEHLVIPTRDYLFAPLIADITRAVNFIHKNALLGKTTYVHCKAGRGRSTTVVLCYLIEHKGMTVAAAFEHVRSIRPRVLLHPSQRKVVEEYNNRLRYPFE